Proteins from a genomic interval of Coccinella septempunctata chromosome 2, icCocSept1.1, whole genome shotgun sequence:
- the LOC123306792 gene encoding thyroid transcription factor 1-associated protein 26 homolog translates to MGKFKRPNMPEGDSNESNGNRKDSFFVKPKITGENKSRVVMQKNKSEGTNSTNRKQFFEDSQEETSKRPFDKKQWRLKKYSNKYKVDKWKETRKKEILNQYHKVAKKIDNKGLDIQKIYERYDKEDSDLDEMNPVNSFTVKTSQPETAPHDEGISEKPKSPKKLGKTSRKTKLQEIEEEKERRRQEYLKKQAEREEALKLMRKKKAERYRRLNKRTKKGQPIMKDRMEMLYEQVQRVCQETE, encoded by the coding sequence ATGGGAAAATTCAAACGACCAAACATGCCAGAGGGAGATTCAAATGAATCTAATGGGAATCGAAAGGATAGTTTCTTCGTGAAACCTAAAATAACCGGGGAGAATAAGTCTCGTGTGGTTATGCAGAAGAACAAGAGTGAGGGAACTAATTCTACAAATAGAAAGCAATTTTTTGAAGATTCTCAAGAGGAAACAAGCAAAAGACCATTTGATAAAAAGCAATGGAGACTTAAGAAATATAGCAATAAGTACAAGGTGGATAAATGGAAAGAAACaaggaaaaaggaaatattAAATCAGTACCATAAGgttgcaaaaaaaattgataataaaggaTTGGACATACAGAAAATTTATGAACGTTATGACAAAGAAGATTCTGATTTAGATGAGATGAACCCTGTGAATAGTTTCACAGTAAAAACATCGCAACCagaaactgctccacatgatgAAGGAATTTCTGAGAAACCTAAGTCCCCTAAAAAACTTGGAAAAACAAGTAGAAAGACTAAATTGCaagaaattgaagaagaaaaagagaGGAGAAGACAGGAGTATCTTAAAAAACAAGCAGAAAGGGAAGAAGCTTTGAAACTAATGAGGAAGAAGAAAGCGGAGAGATATAGGAGGTTGAATAAAAGAACTAAGAAAGGACAGCCAATAATGAAGGACCGAATGGAAATGTTATATGAACAGGTCCAAAGAGTTTGTCAAGAAACTGAATAG